The Fictibacillus arsenicus genome contains a region encoding:
- a CDS encoding alkaline phosphatase D family protein, translating to MLGFEKWLKEFNLEKMNRRNFLKTTGKSAAATAIGLSIPAINQTEEIEAVPVFTGNPFTLGVASGDPLPDSVVLWTRLAPNPLAEDGKGGMKNRYVSVQWELSYDESFNNIVLSGKEIAAPELGHSVHAEVYGLKPGKEYYYRFKAGNEISPVGRTKTAPQRDADIKSLTFGIASCQAWTGGRFAAYHNMVEEDLDFVFHLGDYIYEKGDTETLTDYRLLHAQYKTSQDLQAAHANFPFIVTFDDHEVDNDWSDDISDPNYPEGERERFLAVRAAAFQAYYEHMPLRRRSKPNGPDMLLYRKFTFGSLIEFSILDTRQYRDNQVGSGFPGGPLDPEASNTNRTLVGSEQAEWLLKNLRDSRSRWNVIAQQTMMAQYDYDPGEGISVNHDQWDGYSADRDRLFSFIKKYEPSNPVVLSGDWHSSWVNDLKEDFNDSSSKTLATEFVGTSISSGCGWKNQIEAALSVNQHVKFFDGDYRGYVKCHVTHKSWESDYRVVSSPSNPDAVAVTLASFTVKNGKAGAVRIGGVDITRIAADTMMAGQPSPVKVTLSNGTAKQVEVSVNIPVPTGWKSENVTKVLEPSDEAVFDVLVTPPAEMPAAERLRVEVDAGETAVYGPPRDIQVVSALSGENVQLALDGGSSTTPIFPTYKRLVPEDTWEVSNGYGWVGTAPFARDRGNADALQRDLIASREELTIFRVNVPAGIHKVYFLTGDSVYGSANTIIRSDNKLLAEAGYALDPGQFKWLSFELDGGSTGKEIDLEISSELGDGAWRLVAFVMKGLK from the coding sequence ATGTTGGGTTTTGAGAAATGGTTAAAAGAGTTTAATCTTGAAAAAATGAATCGCAGAAACTTCCTTAAAACGACAGGTAAATCTGCTGCGGCAACTGCAATCGGACTATCTATTCCTGCAATTAATCAAACTGAAGAGATTGAAGCTGTTCCAGTTTTTACAGGCAATCCATTTACCCTAGGTGTTGCTTCTGGGGATCCTCTTCCTGACAGCGTAGTACTCTGGACAAGGCTCGCTCCGAATCCTCTTGCAGAGGATGGAAAAGGCGGAATGAAGAACAGGTATGTTTCCGTTCAGTGGGAACTATCCTACGATGAATCGTTCAATAATATTGTTCTTTCTGGAAAGGAGATTGCAGCGCCTGAGCTTGGACATTCCGTTCATGCAGAAGTGTATGGGTTAAAACCAGGAAAAGAGTACTATTATCGGTTCAAGGCAGGTAATGAAATCAGTCCAGTAGGAAGAACAAAAACAGCACCTCAGCGTGATGCAGATATTAAGAGTCTAACGTTTGGCATTGCATCGTGCCAGGCTTGGACGGGTGGCCGTTTTGCTGCGTATCATAATATGGTTGAAGAGGACCTTGATTTTGTATTCCATTTAGGAGATTACATATATGAAAAAGGAGATACAGAAACACTTACCGATTATAGACTGCTTCATGCACAATATAAAACATCTCAGGATTTACAGGCTGCACATGCCAACTTCCCTTTTATTGTTACATTTGATGACCACGAAGTAGACAATGATTGGTCTGATGATATTTCTGATCCGAATTATCCGGAAGGTGAGCGTGAACGATTCCTCGCTGTTCGCGCAGCAGCTTTTCAAGCGTATTATGAACACATGCCGCTAAGACGAAGATCAAAGCCGAACGGTCCAGATATGCTTCTTTACCGTAAGTTTACGTTTGGCAGCTTAATAGAATTTAGTATTTTAGATACGAGGCAATACAGGGATAATCAAGTAGGAAGCGGGTTTCCTGGTGGACCTCTTGATCCTGAAGCGTCAAATACTAACCGAACGCTTGTTGGATCTGAACAAGCAGAGTGGCTCTTGAAAAATCTTCGGGATTCACGTTCTAGATGGAACGTAATCGCTCAGCAGACCATGATGGCACAGTACGATTATGACCCAGGTGAAGGAATTAGCGTTAATCACGACCAATGGGATGGCTATTCTGCAGATCGAGACCGTCTATTTTCTTTTATTAAAAAATATGAGCCTTCTAATCCGGTCGTTCTGAGCGGTGACTGGCACTCAAGCTGGGTAAACGATCTGAAGGAAGATTTTAACGACTCAAGCTCTAAAACATTGGCAACAGAATTTGTCGGAACGTCAATAAGTTCAGGATGTGGATGGAAAAATCAAATAGAAGCAGCACTTTCCGTTAATCAGCATGTTAAATTCTTTGATGGGGATTATCGCGGGTATGTGAAATGCCATGTCACACATAAGTCGTGGGAATCTGATTATCGAGTTGTGTCTTCTCCAAGTAATCCAGACGCAGTTGCAGTAACGCTGGCTTCTTTTACAGTGAAAAATGGAAAAGCAGGAGCAGTCAGAATCGGTGGGGTAGACATTACTCGTATTGCAGCTGACACCATGATGGCAGGTCAGCCAAGCCCTGTTAAAGTAACATTAAGTAATGGTACAGCAAAGCAAGTAGAAGTGAGCGTGAACATTCCTGTTCCAACTGGATGGAAGAGCGAGAACGTCACAAAAGTACTTGAACCATCAGACGAGGCTGTATTTGATGTGTTGGTAACTCCTCCTGCAGAAATGCCCGCAGCAGAAAGGCTTCGTGTAGAAGTGGATGCTGGAGAAACGGCCGTATATGGTCCGCCGCGGGACATTCAAGTGGTATCAGCATTATCAGGTGAAAATGTTCAGCTTGCTTTAGACGGCGGAAGCAGCACAACGCCAATTTTTCCGACATACAAGAGATTGGTTCCTGAAGATACATGGGAAGTTTCAAACGGATACGGATGGGTTGGTACAGCACCATTTGCTAGAGATAGAGGTAATGCTGATGCATTGCAACGTGATTTAATAGCATCACGAGAAGAGCTTACTATTTTTAGAGTAAACGTACCTGCTGGAATCCACAAAGTTTACTTCCTGACTGGTGATTCCGTTTATGGATCTGCAAACACCATCATACGATCAGACAACAAACTATTAGCCGAGGCTGGCTATGCTTTGGATCCAGGTCAATTTAAATGGCTTAGCTTTGAATTGGATGGAGGAAGTACAGGAAAGGAAATTGATCTTGAAATATCTAGCGAACTAGGTGATGGGGCATGGCGCTTGGTAGCGTTTGTAATGAAGGGACTGAAATAA
- a CDS encoding metal-dependent hydrolase, which produces MDTTSHIVIGLGLGALAQMDPVVTGSSLSQAVILGTVIGSNAPDADCVYKLRGKGSYFRNHRAWSHSLPALPLWGLAVSGIIHPFFDDSSFLHLFMWTFLAVILHVVFDLFNVYGTQAARPISSKWISFDSIPLVDLFILGLHAIGFALIPFFEPGIIFAFIYLIILLHIVYRTFYARRIKKHLGLYFSEAIRIKLIPRPDLLTWDFLIDNEDQFIFGTYTARRIKIEHKFPKQIDNPGLIEKSKKEQKVSDFLSSTEFAYPFVKKTKSGFFVMWRDLRFRESKTYFPYHAIMYITYDYKFKSTYIDKIYSLKNYKKVLRELERNCTTENEQSTKKLKHVSA; this is translated from the coding sequence ATGGATACTACTTCGCATATTGTCATTGGGTTAGGATTAGGCGCTCTTGCTCAAATGGATCCCGTTGTGACAGGAAGTTCATTGTCTCAAGCCGTTATCTTAGGAACTGTTATCGGATCAAACGCACCAGATGCAGACTGTGTATATAAGCTTAGAGGAAAAGGGAGCTACTTCCGAAATCACCGCGCATGGTCACACTCTTTACCTGCATTGCCACTATGGGGGCTTGCCGTTTCGGGGATCATTCATCCTTTTTTCGATGATTCCTCATTCCTGCATCTATTTATGTGGACGTTTCTTGCTGTAATTCTTCATGTGGTATTTGATCTTTTTAATGTATATGGGACACAAGCTGCAAGACCTATCTCATCCAAGTGGATCTCCTTTGACTCCATTCCATTAGTCGACCTGTTTATATTAGGATTGCATGCAATCGGCTTTGCATTAATCCCTTTCTTTGAACCCGGAATTATTTTCGCTTTTATTTATTTGATTATACTTTTGCACATTGTATATCGGACTTTTTATGCTAGACGAATCAAAAAACATTTGGGGTTATACTTTTCGGAAGCCATCCGAATCAAGCTAATACCAAGACCAGATTTGCTAACGTGGGACTTTTTAATCGATAATGAAGATCAATTTATATTTGGTACTTATACGGCAAGAAGGATTAAAATTGAACACAAATTTCCTAAACAAATCGACAACCCTGGCTTAATTGAGAAAAGTAAAAAAGAACAAAAGGTTTCAGATTTTCTTTCCTCTACAGAGTTTGCATACCCTTTTGTAAAAAAGACAAAAAGCGGTTTCTTTGTTATGTGGAGGGACCTGCGGTTTCGAGAAAGCAAAACCTACTTTCCCTACCATGCCATTATGTATATAACTTACGATTATAAGTTCAAAAGTACTTATATAGATAAGATCTATTCGTTAAAAAACTATAAGAAAGTGTTACGGGAATTAGAAAGAAACTGCACAACAGAAAATGAGCAATCTACAAAAAAACTCAAGCATGTTTCAGCTTGA
- a CDS encoding YbaN family protein, with the protein MKIKNMLYVSLGFLFLGLGIVGIILPLIPTTPLLLLASYFFVKGSKKFERWFKGTSIYKNHLEEFIKEKSMTRKKKITINLFADAMIAVAFIMADSTIVRVVLLLIVAYKYYYFITKIKTI; encoded by the coding sequence GTGAAAATCAAGAATATGCTTTATGTGTCCCTGGGATTCTTATTTCTTGGTTTAGGAATTGTAGGTATCATTTTGCCGCTTATCCCGACAACACCTTTACTTCTTCTAGCATCTTATTTCTTTGTAAAAGGTTCTAAAAAGTTTGAACGATGGTTCAAAGGAACATCGATATACAAAAATCATTTAGAAGAATTCATAAAAGAAAAATCCATGACGAGAAAAAAGAAAATCACGATTAATCTGTTTGCAGATGCCATGATAGCGGTGGCTTTTATAATGGCGGATAGTACGATTGTGAGGGTAGTGCTGCTGCTTATTGTTGCGTACAAATACTATTATTTTATTACCAAAATTAAGACCATATAA
- a CDS encoding MGDG synthase family glycosyltransferase, which translates to MKRPTALILTARYGSGHIQAANALATELRNNGYEPIISDLFGESYPLMSQITQSIFLKSFSYGASFYKWWYYGTNKLNTKGIAQFSRYLGRKRLQELITIHRPQFIISTFPLNSAPFLIKKERYSIPTYTVITDYCAHPFWINPLVVQYFVAADIVKYGLKKHNVNEKRVTVSGIPIGSEFYSTADKQSIFKKYQITPSNRVVTILAGAQCVLKNVKDLAQLLLKNPSFQIIVVCGKNRALYEKLLPVAIQYPRSFRLFGYVDEIHEIFRISHCLITKPGGITITEAAALQLPLVFYKPVPGQEAENARYFSQQGAAIITHTASEIAESVQELFDNEQLMKNMREQLRHIHKNYSAKVITDYAISQSEEQSLLLP; encoded by the coding sequence ATGAAGCGTCCAACAGCTTTGATTCTAACAGCACGTTACGGAAGCGGTCATATCCAGGCAGCAAATGCTTTAGCAACTGAACTGCGTAACAATGGATATGAGCCAATCATATCTGATTTATTTGGTGAATCATATCCACTTATGTCTCAAATTACTCAATCTATATTCCTTAAAAGCTTTTCGTATGGTGCCTCATTCTATAAATGGTGGTATTACGGAACGAATAAATTAAACACTAAAGGAATTGCCCAGTTTTCCCGTTATCTAGGCCGAAAAAGGCTGCAAGAACTTATTACAATACACCGTCCTCAGTTTATTATTTCTACTTTCCCTCTTAATTCAGCACCATTTTTGATAAAAAAAGAAAGATACTCCATACCGACATATACCGTAATCACGGACTATTGCGCACATCCATTTTGGATTAACCCATTAGTAGTCCAATATTTTGTAGCAGCTGACATTGTAAAGTATGGGTTGAAAAAACATAACGTTAATGAAAAACGAGTTACCGTAAGCGGTATCCCAATCGGTTCTGAATTTTATTCTACAGCAGATAAACAATCGATATTTAAAAAATATCAAATAACTCCAAGTAACAGAGTTGTGACGATACTAGCTGGTGCACAATGTGTATTGAAAAATGTAAAGGATCTGGCACAGCTCTTGCTAAAGAACCCTTCATTTCAAATCATTGTTGTTTGCGGTAAAAACAGAGCACTTTATGAAAAACTTTTGCCAGTTGCCATTCAGTATCCAAGGTCTTTTCGGTTATTCGGATATGTTGATGAGATCCATGAAATTTTTCGGATTTCTCATTGTCTCATTACAAAACCCGGAGGCATTACGATCACAGAGGCAGCAGCCTTGCAGCTTCCTTTAGTTTTTTACAAGCCAGTACCGGGCCAAGAAGCTGAGAATGCTCGATATTTCAGCCAGCAAGGTGCCGCGATAATAACTCATACCGCCAGTGAAATTGCTGAAAGTGTTCAGGAGCTTTTTGATAATGAGCAACTTATGAAAAATATGAGAGAGCAACTTCGGCATATTCACAAAAACTACTCTGCAAAAGTGATTACAGATTATGCAATCAGCCAATCCGAAGAGCAATCGTTACTATTACCCTAA
- a CDS encoding threonine aldolase family protein: MNQENPLLEAFKETEYQIPGHGKRDISVLKEALETIDGQLESDVYGNGKVIEDFQEKIAKYLGKESSVFFPSGTMAQQIALRIWCDQKSLQKVAYHPLCHLEIHEEDGLKKLHGIEPILLADKERVITLKDVVNMKEEISCLLLELPQREIGGQLPEYEELAAISNYCRDKGIKLHLDGARLFEILPFYQKTAEEICSLFDSVYVSFYKGIGGIAGAILAGPKDFTDESKVWKRRHGGDLISLYPYIISANYYFDQRVNKMEQYYEEAKELAALYNQCYCVKTVPLEPVSNMFHVYFTVPKNELEPILRELYNETGIGLTGSLREVSNSECYFEVNIGDQYTKIPSERLKKVFFSLDKRLRESRIQV, encoded by the coding sequence ATGAATCAAGAGAACCCATTGTTAGAGGCGTTTAAGGAGACAGAATATCAAATTCCTGGCCATGGTAAACGGGATATTTCAGTGTTAAAAGAAGCTTTGGAAACAATAGATGGACAGCTTGAAAGTGATGTTTACGGGAATGGAAAAGTCATTGAAGATTTTCAGGAAAAAATAGCAAAGTACTTAGGAAAAGAATCATCTGTCTTTTTTCCGAGCGGTACAATGGCGCAGCAGATCGCATTAAGAATCTGGTGTGATCAAAAGAGTTTACAAAAGGTAGCTTATCATCCCCTATGCCATCTGGAGATTCATGAAGAAGACGGCTTGAAAAAATTGCACGGGATAGAGCCTATTCTTCTAGCAGACAAGGAAAGAGTAATAACTCTTAAGGATGTTGTAAACATGAAAGAGGAGATCTCCTGTTTGCTGCTGGAACTTCCTCAGCGCGAAATTGGAGGTCAGCTTCCTGAATATGAGGAACTTGCGGCTATTTCAAACTATTGCCGTGATAAAGGAATTAAACTTCATTTGGATGGGGCAAGATTGTTTGAAATTCTTCCTTTCTACCAGAAGACAGCAGAGGAGATTTGTTCTCTTTTTGATAGTGTTTATGTTTCTTTCTATAAAGGAATTGGAGGTATAGCAGGAGCTATTCTTGCGGGTCCAAAGGATTTTACTGATGAATCAAAGGTATGGAAAAGACGCCACGGCGGTGACTTGATCTCTCTTTATCCGTACATTATCAGTGCAAATTATTACTTTGACCAGAGAGTTAATAAGATGGAGCAATATTATGAAGAAGCGAAAGAGCTCGCAGCGCTTTATAATCAGTGCTATTGTGTTAAAACTGTTCCGTTAGAACCTGTCTCAAATATGTTCCATGTTTATTTTACAGTACCAAAAAATGAGCTTGAGCCTATCCTCCGAGAACTGTATAACGAAACAGGTATCGGTTTAACGGGATCTTTAAGAGAAGTTAGTAATTCTGAATGTTATTTTGAAGTTAACATAGGCGACCAATATACTAAAATACCTAGTGAAAGGCTAAAGAAAGTATTCTTCAGCTTAGATAAAAGATTGCGAGAAAGTAGAATTCAAGTATAA
- a CDS encoding methyltransferase has protein sequence MKEQYYDQLLNIHTHGNQKGFHPSMHYNRYEPTPYEALETLFEHYVLKSSDRIVDFGCGKGRLNFFVHHLFQASAAGIEMDETFYEEALENKKNYIKKHRKGMESIHFQCCLAEEYKIDSKDNRFYFFNPFSLQIFMRTINNILRSVEKKPREIELILYYAPEEYIYFLENQTAFELKEEIVLPELYENNPYEKFLIYRLVYGKEWSA, from the coding sequence CAATATTATGATCAATTGCTCAACATTCATACACATGGTAATCAAAAGGGATTCCATCCTTCGATGCATTATAACCGTTACGAACCTACTCCTTATGAAGCTCTGGAAACACTGTTTGAACACTATGTATTAAAGAGCAGTGACCGAATAGTGGATTTTGGATGCGGAAAAGGGCGGCTAAACTTCTTCGTTCACCACTTATTTCAGGCATCCGCTGCAGGAATTGAAATGGATGAAACATTTTATGAAGAGGCACTCGAAAACAAAAAGAATTATATAAAGAAACATAGAAAAGGAATGGAAAGCATTCATTTTCAATGCTGCTTAGCAGAAGAATACAAAATCGATTCTAAAGATAATCGGTTTTATTTTTTTAATCCATTTTCTCTGCAGATCTTCATGAGAACAATCAATAACATCTTGCGTTCTGTTGAGAAAAAACCGAGGGAAATTGAATTAATTTTATATTATGCACCAGAGGAATATATCTACTTTCTAGAAAATCAAACAGCATTTGAATTGAAAGAGGAAATCGTATTGCCAGAACTGTACGAGAATAACCCATATGAAAAGTTTTTGATTTATCGTTTGGTATATGGAAAGGAGTGGTCTGCATGA
- a CDS encoding acyl-CoA thioesterase, which yields MVQQLSSNVSRTIQTKLVLPPDTNHMGTIFGGTVLSYIDEIAAISAMKHSGKVVVTASIDNVNFLSSAKVGDILILEGFVISTGRTSMEVYVKVECQNLETGNRTLNTTSILTMVANDKDGKPTPVPSVIPETEEEISFFENAPLRKERRLLYKNVNQ from the coding sequence ATGGTACAGCAATTATCATCAAATGTCTCAAGAACGATTCAAACGAAACTTGTTTTGCCTCCGGATACAAATCATATGGGAACGATCTTTGGAGGAACGGTATTATCATATATCGATGAAATCGCCGCGATCTCTGCAATGAAACACAGCGGAAAGGTTGTCGTTACGGCTTCCATTGATAATGTGAATTTTTTATCCTCTGCAAAAGTTGGGGATATTTTAATCCTTGAAGGGTTTGTCATTTCAACAGGCAGGACCTCAATGGAAGTGTACGTGAAAGTTGAGTGCCAAAACTTAGAGACGGGGAACAGAACATTAAACACGACATCTATTCTTACGATGGTTGCGAATGATAAAGATGGAAAACCAACTCCTGTACCTAGTGTTATTCCGGAAACAGAAGAGGAAATATCATTTTTTGAAAATGCCCCGTTGAGAAAAGAAAGGCGCCTGCTATATAAAAACGTGAATCAATAG